The genome window GATTTGAATACCTTGAATCGTTGGACCGATTGGTACTCCTAAAGAATTGTAAGTTTCGCGCAAACCTTGTAACACTCTTTCGTCTAAAACATCCATACTGCCTGCAACTAATGCATAGGTAGCATAGCGTAGGTAATAGTCCATATCGCGCAAGCAAGCGGCATATCGCCGTGTTGTATAAGCATTACCCCCAGGGCGAATCAGTTCTGGTAGTTCGTCAAACAACTGAGAACCAGAACGTTTGACGATTGCAGCTGCATTGCCATTAATTGCCGCTGCGGCTTGGACTCTTGCTGT of Gloeocapsopsis sp. IPPAS B-1203 contains these proteins:
- the apcB gene encoding allophycocyanin subunit beta; translation: MRDAVTTLIGTYDVAGRYFDRDAIERLKSYFETGTARVQAAAAINGNAAAIVKRSGSQLFDELPELIRPGGNAYTTRRYAACLRDMDYYLRYATYALVAGSMDVLDERVLQGLRETYNSLGVPIGPTIQGIQIMKNIVKEQVAAAGVNDTNFVDEPFDYMTGELGEQDI